From the genome of Synergistales bacterium:
GTATCCGTTGGTGTGGAGGTATTCCCTGATGGCCCAGATCACCTGTTCGCGGAGCTTCATGATCGCCTGCTGGCGTTTGCTCCGCAGCCAGAGATGACGGTGGTCCAGAAGAAAGTCGATGCCGTGCTCCTTCTTGCCGATGGGGTACTCCTCGTCGGGATTGTGGAGCACCTTCAGATCGGTGACGGTGATCTCGTACCCCGAGGGCGCCCGTTCGTCCCGGCGTACCATGCCGGTGACCTCCAGCGAGGCCTGCAGCCAGAGGTTCTTGGCCTCCTCGAAGACCTCCCCGCTGACCTCCTTTTTGACCATGACAGCCTGGATAAAGCCTGTTCCGTCTCTGAGTTGCAGGAAATGGATCTTGCCGGAGCTCCGCTTGTTGTCCATCCAGCCGCGGAGGGTGACCTCCCGGTCTACGTAGGACCCCACTTCGCTGATGGCGACCCAGGGTGATTGCATACAGTCTCCTCCTTCCAAGCCTTCTCTCCTAGGATTGGCGCAATGCAGACTCTGTGTATGATACACTAAGTGTCATTCCCGGACCAAAGGAGCGAGGCCTATGTTCCTGCCGCGGCTCATGATTGCAGACGAACGAAAGAGTGGTGTCGTACCGCCGTCGGTTCTCCTGGCGGCGGCACTGAAAGAGCGTGGCTATCGGCTTCGACTGTTTGTGGCGGGGCCGGACGAGCGGATTGTGAAACTGCTTGAGGTCTGTACGGGAGAACGGGTTACCGTGCTCGACCCTTTTCTTGCCGGCGGGGAGAAACGCCTCCGGTTTCTGTTCCAGCATACGGCTGACGCGAGTGCGCTCAATCTAGTGGTTGCGCCGCTCGCCTACGAACGGGAGGAGGAGGCCCGGCTGCTGCTGCAGCGGAAAACCCTTGAGATCGCCGAGGCCCTCTCCATGCCGCTCTGTCCCTGTATCTACGCCAGGATGGCGGCGGCTGTGGCCGCGAGAACCATGAAGGATCTGGGCAGCCAGCTCGGCATGTATTCCTCGATTTCCATCCACGCCGCGCTCTTTGCCTCGGTGCTCAATCCCAGGGAGTATCAGCTGCTGGAAACGGAATTGGGGCGGATCCTCCCCTGGCTCAGCTTTGGCTACCTGCCGTCGAATCTGGAGATCCCCCTTCCCGAGGACGACCTCCTCTTCCGGGAGTTCCCCGGGTCGATGAAGTTCATCGGGTTGAAGACCACGGTTCTGCAGCTGCAGGGGCTGACCGAGCATATCCAGTGGCCGCTGTTCGGCGCTCTGGGGAAACAGGCAGAGGAGCAGACGACCAGCCAGATCGAGATCCCCGGCCGTGCCGGAGGGGTGGCGGCGGTCTTGCGACATCCCGGGCTTGGAGGGTACGGTGACAATGTGGAGCGGCTTCTGAAGGAGATGGGGCTCTATGTGGGCATTTTCTCCGTGGATGACCATATCCCCGTTGAGGCCGACGTGATCTATATCTCCCACGGCGAACCGGGCTACCTGCAGGAACTGCTGGGGAACGGAAGCTTCCGGCAGATATTGGGTAAGGTGGTCCTCAAGGAACGGCGTTTCTTTGTCAATGGAGGGCTGGCGTCCTTATTCGGCGAGCGGCTGACCATTGACGGGGAGGAGCTGCAGGGGCTGCGTTTCTTCCCCTTTGCGGCAACCTGCCGCCATACGGTCGGACAGATGGATTATGTCTGGATCGAAGCGGAGACCACGGGTCCGCTTCTCAAGGAAAACGAGCGCGGGAGAGGGTTGCTCCCGCAGGGGGTGTCCCTGGAAGGGATCAAACGGGGGGAACCGGAGTGGCGCTTCCTGGAAGTCCACGACCGTCATGAAATAGGGCAGGGTTGCTGGAGCATCAAAAAGAGTCTCGTAACCCAGGCGTACCTTGATCCCTGGAGTTCCATCCAGTCCTTCTGGAGATGGATTTCATTCTAGTGCCGATAAGGTGGTAAACATGGAAGCGAAGCATGATGCAGATGGTGTGTTAGGCCCGAAACTCTTTGAAGAGGCCGAAGGTTTGGCCGAGGATCTCACGGCGTGGCGGCGGGAGTTCCATCAATTCCCCGAATTGGCGTTCGAGGAACGGATCACGTCCTCCCGGGTGGCCAAGATCCTCTCCTCGATTCCCGGGATGCAGGTGACCCATGGGGTGGAGGGGGCTCCCACGGCGGTGATCGGTGTGCTCCGGGGCGATATCCCCGGGAAGGCGCTGATGCTGCGGGCCGACATGGATGCCCTGGCTCTGGAAGAGGAGACGGGGCTCCCCTTTGCTTCCTGTATGCCTGGTGTGATGCACGCCTGCGGACACGACGGTCACATCGCCACACTGCTCGGTGCGGCGATCCTCCTGGCCGGACGCGCCGAGGAGCTGCAGCACCCGGTGGTGGTTGTCTTTCAGCCCGCCGAGGAAGGAAAGGGCGGAGCCAAGACCCTGGTCCAGGCGGGCATTCTGGAGGAGTACCGTATCGGATACGCCCTGGGACTCCATTTCTGGCCCAGGCTGGAGTACGGGGCCCTGTTCAGCCGCCGCGGGCCGATCACGGCCATCTCGGACCGTTTCCACCTGGAGATCAGGGGGACGGGTTCCCATGCGGCGACGCCCCACCTCGGCGTGGATCCGATCATCATCGCCTCCCACGTTCTTCTTGCGATGCAGCATCTGACCAGCAGGGAGATCAGTTCGAAGGACAGCGCGGTCATCTCTGTGGGGCAGCTTGAAGCGGGTGAGGCCTACAACATCATCCCCGAGCGTGTCCATCTCTGGGGGACACTGCGTGCCTTCGACGGGGAGATCCGGAACTACCTGCAGAAACGGCTGGAGGGAATGGTCCCCGATGTGGCCAGGGCCTTCCGCGGGGTTGGCCAGGTGGACTACATCCGGAACTATCCGCAGGTGCTCAATGACGAACTGCTCACGGCTTCGATACTGGAAAAGAGCGATATCTTTTTCGGGAAGGATGCCGTACACGAGCTCGACATCCCTCTCCTCGCCGGAGAGGACTTCGCCTTTTATTCCCTGGAGGTTCCCTCCTGTTTTATGCTTCTCGGTACAGGCGCGGAGTTCGGGCTGCATCACCCCAGATACACGCTCCCGGAGGAGATTCTGCCGTTGGCCGCAGCCTGGGAAGCCTATCTCGCCCTGACGGTGGAACTGTGACGGAGAAGCTGTTGCAGGGGAAAAGGCAGTGCCGTCCTGCGTCGGGAATGTTTGGAGGACTACAATTATATGTACCAGCGTCGTATAGATGAAGAGGTGTACCGGCTGAATATGGCGGATTCGGCCGCCCCGGTATTCTGGTGGAACAACGAATGGTGGTCCCACTGTGCGTTCCGGCAGCTGATCGATCAGTGCGCGGTTCAGCTGGAGCGCGGAGGTTTGCGTGCCGGAGGGCGTATCGCGCTCCTTTTGCCGAATTCGCCTGTCTTTCTGGCGCTCTGTATGGCCGCCTGGAGACTCGGCGCCACGGTGGTGCCGGTGAACGGCATGGCGGGAAGGGAAGCGATCCTCGAGATCCTCGAGCATGCAGAAGCAAGCGCTCTCTTTCTTCCCGAGACACGGGAAGGACGCGGCTGCGGCGAAGGGATCGCCCCGGATGCCCGGATTCCCGTCAACTATGTTGACCTCGAGGGACATACCGAGGAGTGCCGCATCGGCTCCAGAGGTACTGCCAACGATGGAGACGTGGCGGTGATCTTTTTTACGTCCGGCACGTCGGGAACGCCGAAGGCGGTCCGTATTACCCACGAAAACCTGATTGACAATGCCCGTTCGGCGGTGTCCCATGTTGAAGGGCTTCGTCCCGGCGAAACCATGGTGAATGCGCTGCCCAACTTTCATGCCCTGGGGTTTTCCACCTGCGGCGTGCTGCCTCTGCTTTCGGAAATGCGGCAGGTGCTGCTCCCTACGTTCATGCCTGCCGAGAAGACACTGAGCGCCATGCGCGCCGCCGATGCGACGGTAATGGTGGCTGTCCCGACGATGATCTCCCTGCTTCTCGGAGCGGTGGGGCGCGCCGGTGAGGGGCCCGAGACACTCCGATTGCTTGTTTCGGGGGGAGACAGAATGCCGGTGGCCCTGGATGCCCGGTGTCGGGAGTTGCTGGGGATCGGGGTGCTGGAAGGCTATGGATTGACGGAGACCTCCCCGGTGGTGAGTGTGAATCGCTCCTACACCGATCGGAAACTTGGTACCGTCGGCCCGTTGCTGCCCGGCTACGACTACCGCGTGCTCGACGAGGACGGTCGGGAGGTTCTCTGCGGGGAGCCGGGGGTTCTGCATCTGAAGGGGCCGTTGGTAGCCGGAGGATACTTTAAAAATCCGGAATTGGATGCAAAGCAATTTCGTGATAGCTGGTTTGTGACCGACGATATTGTTACAATGGACGAAGATGGCTATCTCTCTATCGTTGACCGGGCCTCCGATCTGATTATCGTGGGAGGATTCAATGTCTATCCCCGCGATGTGGAGCGTGTTCTGGACAGCCATGCCGCCGTGGAGACGTCGGCGGTTGTCGGCATGCCCCACAGCGTCAGCGGGCAGATTGTGCAGGCCTTTGTCAAAGGACGCCCCGGCAGGGAGGCCTCGGAACGGGAGTTGATCGCCTACTGCCGCTCCCGCCTTGCCCACTACAAGGTGCCCCGGAGGGTGAGATGGGTTGACGAATTCCCCCGTTCCAGTGTGGGGAAAATCCTGAAACATCAGCTGCTTGAACGTGCCTGAGGAGGTCCGGAGAGGAGGAGGTGGACGCGACGATGTTCGATTCCCATGAAGTGCGTATCTACAAGGGCCTGACGGAGCGCCGGAAGAGCCGTCTCTCGCGATTTCTGGAGAGCCATGGGCTGACCTATGAAGGGGATCCCGATGCTACGGTGATGGTGGAAGACCAGGAGGGGCTTCTGCTGGCCACCGGTTCTCTGGAAGGTAACGTGATCCGCATGGTCGCCGTGGATCCCGCCTGTCAGGAGGCCGGTCTTTCGGGTATCGTCATCTCCCGGCTTATTGAAACGGCGCGGGAGGAGGGGAAGACGGTTCTCTTTGTGTTCACCACCCCCCAGTCGGAAGATCGATTCAAGGGGTTCGGGTTCAAGGAGATCGCCCGATACGATCCCTATGTGGTCCTCCTCGAGATGGGTCATCCCGGGATCGATGCCTTCGCCGACTACCTCCGTGCGAACCGTGCGGCGACAGCGCCGGGGGAAACGGTGGGCGGGGTTGTGGTCAACTGCAATCCCTTCACCCTGGGACATCAGTACCTCATCTCCTACGCCGCCGAACGGTGCGCCCATCTCTATGTGATTGTCGTGCGGGCCGATCTGTCGCTGTTCCCCTTTGCCCACCGCATCGAGCTGGTTCGGGAGGGAACGAAACACCTTCCCAATGTTACGGTGCTCGAAAGCGGGAATTACGCCGTTTCCCCCGCGACCTTCCCTGCCTATTTTCTGAAAAGCCAGGATGCGGTGCACAAGGCCTATGTGCAAACCAGGCTGGATGTCACCCTCTTCGCCAACCTCTTCTGCAGGGAACTGGGGATCACAAAACGATTCGTCGGCACGGAGCCCTACTGTCCCGTTACATCGCAGTACAACAAGGCGATGAAGGAGATCCTGCCGCCCCGGGGGATTGCTCTGGAAGAGATCGAGCGGAAGAGCCTCCCCGGTGGTGATCCCATCTCCGCTTCAACGGTGCGGAACTATATCCGGGAGGGCAAATGGGAGCTTCTGCGCGGTTTCCTGCCGGAACCGACGATGAACTATCTGGAAGCACCGGAGACAGAGGGGATTATCGAGAGGATCAAGGCCAGCCGATCCCGGCACTGAGCGATTGAGGTGCAGTGTATGATCGAAATCCCACTGAACCGGGCCTCTCCCCGGGCGCTCTATCGCCAGATCGCGGATCATCTGGAGAGCATGATTCTGGCGGGGACGCTGCCCTCGTCATGGAAACTGCCCGGTTCCCGGGAGCTGGCGTCCTCACTGGGGGTGAGCCGGACGACGGTCACCGAATCCTACGAGTGCCTGGCCGAGAAGGGGCTGATTGTGCTCAAGGGAAGAAGCGGCGCCTACGTCGCCGATGGGTTCCTGCCGGCGGCCCGGGAGCACCAGCGCTCGCTTGTCCA
Proteins encoded in this window:
- a CDS encoding amidohydrolase → MEAKHDADGVLGPKLFEEAEGLAEDLTAWRREFHQFPELAFEERITSSRVAKILSSIPGMQVTHGVEGAPTAVIGVLRGDIPGKALMLRADMDALALEEETGLPFASCMPGVMHACGHDGHIATLLGAAILLAGRAEELQHPVVVVFQPAEEGKGGAKTLVQAGILEEYRIGYALGLHFWPRLEYGALFSRRGPITAISDRFHLEIRGTGSHAATPHLGVDPIIIASHVLLAMQHLTSREISSKDSAVISVGQLEAGEAYNIIPERVHLWGTLRAFDGEIRNYLQKRLEGMVPDVARAFRGVGQVDYIRNYPQVLNDELLTASILEKSDIFFGKDAVHELDIPLLAGEDFAFYSLEVPSCFMLLGTGAEFGLHHPRYTLPEEILPLAAAWEAYLALTVEL
- a CDS encoding AMP-binding protein — encoded protein: MEDYNYMYQRRIDEEVYRLNMADSAAPVFWWNNEWWSHCAFRQLIDQCAVQLERGGLRAGGRIALLLPNSPVFLALCMAAWRLGATVVPVNGMAGREAILEILEHAEASALFLPETREGRGCGEGIAPDARIPVNYVDLEGHTEECRIGSRGTANDGDVAVIFFTSGTSGTPKAVRITHENLIDNARSAVSHVEGLRPGETMVNALPNFHALGFSTCGVLPLLSEMRQVLLPTFMPAEKTLSAMRAADATVMVAVPTMISLLLGAVGRAGEGPETLRLLVSGGDRMPVALDARCRELLGIGVLEGYGLTETSPVVSVNRSYTDRKLGTVGPLLPGYDYRVLDEDGREVLCGEPGVLHLKGPLVAGGYFKNPELDAKQFRDSWFVTDDIVTMDEDGYLSIVDRASDLIIVGGFNVYPRDVERVLDSHAAVETSAVVGMPHSVSGQIVQAFVKGRPGREASERELIAYCRSRLAHYKVPRRVRWVDEFPRSSVGKILKHQLLERA
- the citC gene encoding [citrate (pro-3S)-lyase] ligase, with translation MFDSHEVRIYKGLTERRKSRLSRFLESHGLTYEGDPDATVMVEDQEGLLLATGSLEGNVIRMVAVDPACQEAGLSGIVISRLIETAREEGKTVLFVFTTPQSEDRFKGFGFKEIARYDPYVVLLEMGHPGIDAFADYLRANRAATAPGETVGGVVVNCNPFTLGHQYLISYAAERCAHLYVIVVRADLSLFPFAHRIELVREGTKHLPNVTVLESGNYAVSPATFPAYFLKSQDAVHKAYVQTRLDVTLFANLFCRELGITKRFVGTEPYCPVTSQYNKAMKEILPPRGIALEEIERKSLPGGDPISASTVRNYIREGKWELLRGFLPEPTMNYLEAPETEGIIERIKASRSRH